The Buchnera aphidicola (Hyalopterus amygdali) genome has a segment encoding these proteins:
- the nusB gene encoding transcription antitermination factor NusB produces the protein MKPLFRRKARACALQMLYSWEISRNNIKHDAIEFLKERNKKNIDITYFYELIIGITYDYQNIDNLMKPYLSRSLKKIGPIEKAILRISFYELYKRNDIPYKVSINEGIELAKLFGSADSHKFINGVLDKAALKIKNLKNY, from the coding sequence ATAAAACCGCTGTTTAGACGAAAAGCTCGTGCATGTGCATTACAAATGCTATATTCTTGGGAAATTTCTCGGAATAATATAAAACATGATGCAATAGAATTCTTAAAAGAAAGAAATAAAAAAAACATTGATATTACATATTTTTACGAATTAATCATAGGAATAACCTATGATTATCAAAATATAGATAATTTAATGAAACCATATTTATCTCGTTCATTAAAAAAAATAGGTCCAATTGAAAAAGCTATACTGAGAATATCATTTTATGAATTATACAAAAGAAATGATATACCCTATAAGGTATCTATTAATGAAGGTATTGAATTAGCAAAATTATTCGGATCTGCAGATAGTCATAAATTTATTAATGGTGTTTTAGATAAAGCGGCATTAAAAATAAAAAATTTAAAAAATTATTAA
- the recB gene encoding exodeoxyribonuclease V subunit beta: MKKKLNILKIPFSGINLIEASAGTGKTTTIALLYLRLLLGLTEEKKIGKLLVQEILVVTFTNAAKEELYIRIKENIEKLYISCINKKSEDPIFGYFLKKIKNLEKAISILKKAKTNINNAAIYTIHGFCQDIFKYSSFNLNKKIIENESFLYLQATQDFWRYLFYNLPKNIIEIIYEEYNNPDVLLKEIKAILTTNSSIQFKKKFHKNQNLITFHENIINKINIFKKKWLCYYIKILKIISQSKVNKRIYHESNIFKWQKKITQWAQSKTKNYKIPIFLKYFSKENIEKKTNYNIQEHHFFEDIEKILKKNFSLKSIILFYAIKNIPKFIKKEKEKKELLGFDDLLEILLKKIKKEKFLRKLIIKKYPIALIDEFQDTNITQYQIFNTLYNNEKTALFLVGDPKQSIYSFRGADIFTYLCAKSKIKNYYYLDINWRSSIHMCKAINYLFSRNKNSFYFENIPFQPVLPSHKNINMQFKIKGEAQKAIHIFFKKKEKVFIEEYQDWIGKQCANEISYWLHCSKNGRAIIINKDQEEKKVTEEDIVVLVKNKKEAKIIIDSLKKVNISSTYSSPHKNIFQTFDAYELLTILKSIANPTDIKLLKKSILIHILNKIIIRKIREQKKEKISYLLIEKLYKYNNIWKKIGIFHTIKTMILEYQKYANDVELYTNQQKNVNFLHIAELLEKQCEECYTHHALIRWFEKKILEKNIPLDNENVRNIQKNKSIKIISIHKSKGLQYPIVWIPFSIDFKESKLYLYHDRKTSKKIFDNNKNPMTLKKSDEERLAEDLRFLYVSLTRAMYHCSIGIASLIKYKRQKREGNDNDIHKSALGYIIKGGKVINYKELLYELNLLNKKIYFELKYEEIKLKRHFSQNDIYLLSKPIFLLKKIESSFQITSFTQLKKEKKHLDNCQYKYIKSIFYKKKDEKPTIHNFPRGNETGILIHKILKQINFHVPLNINYFSFMLKKNGFSEIWTPILISWINNILNLKLNHLKITLGTLKQTKYAKELEFYLSIKNKFNKKFFNEIVHSFKINSNSIDSKIYLHPVSGVIKGFIDLVFVWKKRYYIVDYKSNYLGENDDYYSFKNIEKEMIENQYNLQYQLYTLALHQYLKKKIKTYHYTTHFGGIFYIFLRGINTKNSIFYCVPDYSLIKKLMYLFSI; encoded by the coding sequence ATGAAAAAAAAATTAAATATATTAAAAATTCCTTTTAGTGGAATTAATTTAATTGAAGCTTCTGCTGGAACTGGAAAAACTACTACAATTGCACTATTATACTTACGTTTATTATTAGGACTAACAGAAGAAAAAAAAATAGGAAAATTACTGGTACAAGAAATATTAGTAGTAACTTTCACCAATGCTGCAAAAGAAGAACTATATATACGAATAAAAGAAAACATTGAAAAACTATATATATCTTGTATAAATAAAAAAAGTGAAGATCCAATATTCGGGTATTTTTTAAAAAAAATAAAAAATTTAGAAAAAGCTATTTCTATATTGAAAAAAGCAAAAACAAATATAAACAATGCTGCTATTTATACAATACATGGATTTTGTCAAGATATATTTAAATATAGTTCATTTAATTTAAACAAAAAAATAATTGAAAATGAATCTTTTTTATATTTACAAGCAACACAAGATTTTTGGAGATACTTATTTTACAATCTTCCAAAAAATATTATTGAAATTATTTATGAAGAGTACAATAATCCAGATGTACTCTTAAAAGAAATTAAAGCAATATTAACAACAAATTCATCAATACAATTTAAAAAAAAATTCCATAAAAATCAAAATTTAATAACGTTTCATGAGAATATTATAAATAAAATTAATATTTTCAAAAAAAAATGGTTATGTTATTACATAAAAATATTAAAAATAATTTCTCAATCAAAAGTTAATAAAAGAATATACCATGAATCTAATATTTTTAAATGGCAAAAAAAAATTACACAATGGGCACAATCTAAAACTAAAAACTATAAAATTCCAATTTTTTTAAAATATTTTTCGAAAGAAAATATAGAAAAAAAAACAAATTATAATATACAAGAACATCATTTTTTTGAAGACATTGAAAAAATATTAAAAAAAAATTTTTCTTTAAAAAGCATAATTTTATTTTATGCTATAAAAAATATTCCCAAATTTATAAAAAAAGAAAAGGAAAAAAAAGAATTATTAGGATTTGATGATTTATTAGAAATTCTTTTAAAAAAAATAAAAAAAGAAAAATTTTTAAGAAAACTAATAATTAAAAAATATCCAATAGCATTAATTGATGAATTTCAAGATACTAATATTACGCAATATCAAATTTTTAATACTTTATATAATAATGAAAAAACAGCATTGTTTCTTGTTGGTGATCCTAAACAATCAATATATAGTTTTAGGGGGGCAGATATTTTTACATATTTATGTGCTAAATCAAAAATTAAGAATTATTATTATCTTGATATAAATTGGCGCTCCTCAATACATATGTGTAAAGCAATCAATTATTTATTTTCACGAAATAAAAATTCATTTTATTTTGAAAATATTCCATTTCAACCTGTTTTACCATCGCATAAAAATATAAATATGCAATTTAAAATAAAGGGAGAGGCACAAAAAGCAATTCATATATTTTTTAAAAAAAAAGAAAAAGTATTCATCGAAGAATATCAAGATTGGATTGGAAAACAATGTGCAAATGAAATTAGTTACTGGTTACACTGTTCAAAAAATGGGAGAGCAATAATTATAAACAAAGATCAAGAAGAAAAAAAAGTAACAGAAGAAGATATTGTGGTATTAGTTAAAAATAAAAAAGAAGCTAAAATTATTATAGATTCATTAAAAAAAGTTAATATTTCATCAACATATTCATCCCCTCATAAAAATATATTTCAAACTTTTGATGCATATGAACTTCTTACTATACTCAAATCTATTGCAAATCCAACAGATATAAAATTATTAAAAAAATCTATTTTAATACATATTTTAAATAAAATTATTATTCGTAAAATAAGAGAACAAAAAAAAGAAAAAATATCATATTTATTAATAGAAAAATTATATAAATATAATAATATATGGAAAAAAATAGGTATTTTCCATACTATCAAAACTATGATATTGGAATATCAAAAATATGCTAATGATGTTGAATTATATACAAATCAACAAAAAAATGTAAATTTTTTGCATATAGCCGAACTGTTAGAAAAACAATGTGAAGAATGCTATACACATCATGCTCTAATTCGTTGGTTTGAAAAAAAAATTTTAGAAAAAAATATTCCATTAGACAACGAAAACGTCCGAAACATCCAAAAAAATAAATCTATAAAAATTATTAGTATACATAAATCAAAAGGATTACAATATCCTATTGTATGGATACCTTTTAGTATAGATTTTAAGGAATCAAAATTATACTTATATCATGACAGAAAAACATCAAAAAAAATTTTTGATAATAATAAAAACCCTATGACTCTAAAAAAGTCTGATGAAGAAAGACTGGCAGAAGACTTACGTTTTTTATATGTATCTTTAACAAGAGCTATGTATCATTGTAGTATAGGAATAGCTTCTTTAATTAAATACAAAAGACAAAAAAGAGAAGGGAATGATAATGATATTCATAAAAGTGCTTTAGGATATATTATAAAAGGTGGAAAAGTTATAAACTATAAGGAATTATTATATGAATTAAATCTTTTAAATAAAAAAATATACTTTGAATTAAAATATGAAGAAATAAAATTAAAACGTCATTTTAGTCAAAATGATATTTATTTATTATCTAAACCTATATTTTTACTTAAAAAAATAGAAAGTTCTTTTCAAATAACAAGTTTTACACAATTAAAAAAAGAAAAAAAACATTTAGATAACTGTCAATATAAATATATAAAATCAATTTTTTATAAAAAAAAAGATGAAAAACCAACAATTCACAACTTCCCCAGAGGTAACGAAACAGGGATTTTGATTCATAAAATATTAAAACAAATAAATTTTCATGTTCCATTAAATATAAACTATTTTAGTTTTATGTTAAAAAAAAACGGATTCTCAGAAATTTGGACACCAATATTAATATCCTGGATCAACAATATTTTAAACCTCAAATTAAATCATTTAAAAATTACTTTAGGAACACTAAAACAAACAAAATATGCAAAAGAACTAGAATTTTATTTATCAATAAAGAATAAATTTAACAAAAAATTTTTTAATGAAATTGTTCACTCTTTTAAAATAAATTCTAATTCTATAGATTCAAAAATATATCTTCATCCTGTTAGTGGGGTTATAAAAGGATTTATTGACTTAGTTTTTGTTTGGAAAAAACGATACTATATAGTTGACTATAAATCTAATTATTTAGGTGAAAATGATGATTATTATTCATTTAAAAATATAGAAAAGGAAATGATTGAAAATCAATATAATTTACAGTATCAACTATATACCTTAGCACTACATCAATATCTTAAGAAAAAAATAAAAACATATCACTATACAACTCATTTTGGAGGAATATTTTACATTTTTTTACGAGGAATTAATACAAAAAATAGCATTTTTTATTGTGTTCCAGATTATTCATTAATTAAAAAATTAATGTATTTATTTTCAATCTAA
- the argA gene encoding amino-acid N-acetyltransferase, producing MIERTTELVQCFRHSVPYINAHRGKTFVIMLSGEAIKYGNFSGIINDIGLLHSLGIRLIVVYGSCPQINANLNEKKIKIIYHKYVRITDILSLEQVKQAAGRLQLDITARLSMSLTNTPLQGANINVVSGNFIIAQPLGVDDGIDYCHSGRVRRIDKKAIDCQLNNGSIVLIGPVAVSVTGESFNLTSEEIATEVSIKLKVEKMIGFCGKQGVVDNKGKTISELFPDDIKNKIKKLEKKGNYISSTVRFLRSAIKACKSGVNRSHLISYHKNGALLQELFSRDGIGTQIVMESAEKIRRANIHDIGGILELIRPLEREGILVRRSREQLEIEVDKFTIIERDNLTIACAALYPFFKEMIGEMACVAVHPDYRNSSRGDSLLKSIKLNAINMKLRKIFVLTTKSIHWFQERGFVLVNVDMLPESRKKMYNYHRCSKILMIDLI from the coding sequence ATGATAGAGCGTACTACTGAATTAGTTCAGTGTTTTCGCCATAGTGTTCCTTATATCAATGCGCATCGCGGCAAGACATTTGTAATTATGCTGAGCGGAGAAGCAATTAAATATGGAAATTTTTCTGGTATTATCAATGATATAGGATTACTTCATAGTTTAGGTATTCGTTTAATTGTAGTATATGGTTCTTGCCCTCAAATTAATGCTAATTTAAACGAAAAAAAAATTAAAATAATTTATCATAAATATGTTCGCATTACTGATATATTATCTTTAGAACAAGTTAAACAAGCCGCGGGGAGATTACAATTAGATATTACTGCACGACTTTCAATGAGTCTTACTAATACCCCTTTACAAGGTGCAAATATTAATGTTGTCAGTGGTAATTTTATTATTGCTCAACCTTTAGGTGTAGATGACGGGATAGATTATTGTCATAGTGGTCGTGTTAGAAGAATTGATAAAAAAGCTATTGATTGTCAGTTGAATAATGGATCTATAGTCTTAATTGGTCCGGTAGCTGTTTCTGTTACAGGAGAAAGCTTTAATTTAACATCTGAAGAAATCGCTACAGAAGTAAGCATTAAATTAAAAGTAGAAAAAATGATAGGTTTTTGTGGTAAACAAGGTGTTGTTGATAATAAAGGAAAAACTATTTCTGAATTATTTCCCGATGATATAAAAAATAAAATCAAAAAATTAGAAAAAAAAGGTAATTATATTTCTTCCACAGTTCGATTTTTAAGAAGTGCTATAAAAGCTTGTAAAAGCGGAGTCAATCGTAGTCATTTAATTAGTTATCATAAAAACGGAGCATTGTTGCAAGAATTATTTTCTCGTGATGGAATTGGTACACAAATAGTTATGGAGTCTGCTGAAAAAATTAGGCGAGCAAATATTCATGACATTGGTGGTATATTAGAATTAATTCGTCCTTTAGAAAGGGAAGGAATTTTAGTTCGTAGATCAAGAGAACAATTAGAAATAGAAGTAGATAAATTTACTATTATTGAACGTGATAACTTAACTATTGCTTGTGCCGCATTGTATCCTTTTTTTAAAGAAATGATAGGAGAAATGGCATGTGTAGCTGTACATCCTGATTATCGTAATTCTTCGAGAGGAGATTCTTTACTAAAAAGTATAAAATTAAATGCTATAAATATGAAATTAAGAAAAATTTTTGTTTTAACTACTAAAAGTATCCATTGGTTTCAAGAAAGAGGTTTTGTTTTAGTAAATGTAGATATGCTACCTGAAAGTAGAAAAAAAATGTATAATTATCATCGCTGTTCTAAAATTTTAATGATTGATTTAATTTAA
- the ribE gene encoding 6,7-dimethyl-8-ribityllumazine synthase, whose protein sequence is MNIIQSGIKVKNISIAIIIARFNEFINQHLLSGAIDTLTRIGSVEKEKIVQIYVPGTCEIPVVASYIANSNKYNAIIAIGTIIQGSTDHFKYIASDVYSNLSKISTKYFIPITLGVLITKNIQQSIERSGTKMGNKGSEAALAALEMINIMKKLKKI, encoded by the coding sequence ATGAATATTATTCAATCAGGAATTAAAGTTAAAAACATTTCAATTGCAATTATTATTGCTAGATTTAATGAATTTATTAATCAACATCTATTATCTGGAGCCATAGACACGTTAACAAGAATAGGAAGCGTAGAAAAAGAAAAAATTGTACAAATATATGTACCTGGAACGTGTGAAATACCGGTAGTAGCAAGTTATATTGCAAATTCTAATAAATATAATGCTATAATTGCAATAGGTACAATTATTCAAGGTAGTACAGATCATTTTAAATACATTGCAAGTGATGTTTATAGTAATCTTTCAAAAATAAGCACAAAATATTTCATTCCAATTACGTTAGGCGTATTAATAACAAAAAATATTCAACAATCTATTGAAAGATCAGGTACAAAAATGGGTAATAAGGGATCCGAAGCTGCACTAGCTGCATTAGAAATGATAAATATAATGAAAAAATTAAAAAAAATATAA
- the thiL gene encoding thiamine-phosphate kinase, whose translation MKYNEFNIISKFFKNQQKKDKNQITGIGDDSALIKIPKNNMLAISTDTLVEDIHFLKNTNPKDLAYKSVAVNLSDLAAMGAIPKWITLSMTMPKSDAKWLKIFSKSFFNILNKYKLKLIGGDTNCGPLSITISVYGLIHGNKSLLRSNAKNEDLIYVTGSLGESAAGCFLLQKKIFLRNINIRNFLIKKHLKPIPRINEGLLLKDIANSAIDISDGLISDLGHILKSSKCGANIDLNKIPISKNLKNNFKSSQYLDWALHTGEDYELCFTIPKKNIEKLNFSIKKKLIQCTCIGYITPIEKELNLTRNKKKIILNKTGFNHFI comes from the coding sequence ATGAAATACAATGAATTTAATATTATATCTAAATTTTTTAAAAATCAACAAAAAAAAGATAAAAATCAAATTACAGGAATAGGAGATGATAGTGCATTAATAAAAATACCTAAAAATAATATGCTTGCTATTAGTACCGATACTCTAGTAGAAGATATACACTTTTTAAAAAATACTAATCCTAAAGATTTAGCATATAAAAGTGTAGCAGTAAATCTTAGTGATCTTGCTGCAATGGGTGCTATACCAAAATGGATTACGTTGTCTATGACAATGCCAAAATCTGATGCTAAATGGTTAAAAATATTCAGCAAAAGCTTTTTTAATATTTTAAATAAATATAAATTAAAGTTAATTGGAGGAGATACAAATTGTGGACCATTGAGTATTACAATAAGCGTTTATGGATTAATACACGGAAATAAGTCATTGTTACGTAGTAATGCTAAAAATGAAGATTTAATATATGTCACAGGCAGCCTGGGAGAAAGTGCTGCAGGTTGTTTTTTACTACAAAAAAAAATTTTTTTAAGAAATATAAATATACGAAATTTTTTAATTAAAAAACATCTAAAACCAATTCCTAGAATAAACGAAGGATTATTACTAAAAGATATTGCTAATTCAGCTATTGACATATCAGATGGTTTAATTTCTGATTTAGGACATATACTAAAAAGCAGCAAATGTGGCGCTAATATTGATTTAAACAAAATACCTATATCTAAAAATTTAAAAAATAATTTTAAATCTAGCCAATATTTAGACTGGGCTTTACATACAGGAGAAGATTATGAATTATGTTTTACTATCCCAAAAAAAAATATTGAAAAATTAAATTTTTCTATTAAAAAAAAATTAATTCAATGTACATGCATAGGTTATATTACACCAATTGAAAAAGAATTAAATCTAACAAGAAATAAAAAAAAAATAATTTTAAATAAAACAGGTTTTAATCATTTTATTTAA
- the mltA gene encoding murein transglycosylase A, with product MLNSSILLDNIKKLTLILTFIFTVSFSNNNIQQGKQYKNKLIKNFTNIKKINITNKLSNKKEFLLQIEKIKSHSPNLYLKNISIYNAIMTWLKKTKNINKLNNFGVNLLQMKGVDNYGNVKITGYYTPVIKASKIKKRNFIYPIYRIPLNFKKNEKLPQRKEIYKGILKKKYILAYSNSLIDNFIMEIQGSGFIDYGDKKPLVFFSYAKKNNWPYTSIGKILIQNGEIKKSNISMQTIKTWCKQHTEEEIQNLFEKNKSFVFFKETKKREVYGSSSVPLVAGASVAVDNSIIKSGNVILAKIPLLDEHGVFIHKYEIRLLVALDVGGMIKGQHFDMYEGIGDQAGIKAGFYNHYGYAWILKT from the coding sequence ATGCTCAATTCTTCTATACTATTAGATAATATTAAAAAATTAACATTAATTTTAACTTTTATTTTTACAGTTTCTTTTTCAAATAATAATATTCAACAGGGAAAGCAATATAAAAATAAACTTATTAAAAATTTCACAAATATAAAAAAAATAAATATAACTAATAAACTATCTAATAAAAAAGAATTTCTTCTACAAATTGAAAAAATTAAATCTCATTCCCCAAATTTATATTTGAAAAATATATCTATTTATAATGCTATAATGACTTGGTTAAAAAAAACAAAAAATATTAATAAATTAAATAATTTTGGTGTTAATTTATTACAAATGAAAGGTGTAGACAACTATGGGAATGTTAAAATAACTGGTTATTACACACCAGTGATTAAAGCAAGTAAAATAAAAAAAAGAAATTTTATATATCCAATATATCGAATTCCTTTAAATTTTAAAAAAAATGAAAAATTACCACAAAGAAAAGAAATTTATAAAGGTATATTAAAAAAAAAATATATTTTAGCTTATAGTAATTCTTTAATAGATAACTTTATTATGGAAATACAAGGAAGTGGTTTTATAGATTATGGGGACAAAAAACCACTAGTTTTTTTTAGTTATGCAAAAAAAAATAATTGGCCCTATACTAGTATAGGTAAAATTTTAATACAAAATGGAGAAATAAAAAAAAGTAACATATCAATGCAAACAATTAAAACATGGTGTAAACAACATACTGAAGAAGAAATACAAAATTTATTTGAAAAAAATAAATCTTTTGTTTTTTTTAAAGAAACAAAAAAACGAGAAGTATATGGATCTAGTTCAGTACCATTAGTTGCAGGAGCATCAGTAGCTGTAGACAATTCTATTATAAAAAGTGGAAATGTAATTTTAGCAAAAATTCCCTTACTTGATGAACATGGTGTGTTTATTCATAAATACGAAATACGTTTATTAGTTGCATTAGACGTAGGAGGTATGATTAAAGGACAACATTTTGATATGTATGAAGGAATAGGGGATCAAGCAGGAATAAAAGCAGGTTTTTATAATCATTATGGATATGCTTGGATACTTAAAACTTAA
- the recD gene encoding exodeoxyribonuclease V subunit alpha: protein MKKISKKKIISVMDYSFAQFISNNNAICMLVAACVSFEKKNGHIFLPIEYFEKKYFFSILKKEYTKKILECLNKKKINWSLELLQCSSCSDGSSITPLVIFKKKIYLYKMWKAEKVFLEFLSRKNQLKETNIEKKHKILNNLFPRKKDYLQKTAVALTLIHNIIFITGGAGTGKTTIILKIIIALIKSSTKKIKIQLSAPTGKATARLIEMLNTTWFYNSFTEKEKKQLFFDPITLHQLLGISKISEKIFFNKNNNINVDVLIIDESSMIDILMINNILSALNKKTKIIFIGDYKQLKPIQSSSILKYIINYAKDGYSFETKLILKKIMQNDIFLDKKINKKNTSYISDKICVLEKNYRFEKKTGIYILSNAIYNNSEKVFDKLFKNLIKNVFFYEVNSLTQYKNMINTIIYSNKIYWDQIQKKENIETILKFLKHHQVLCLVRNSYFGVNFINKILEDEMYKKNIINKYFYINNQLWYIGKPILITENNKYLGISNGDMGITNFDEKNILQVSFLRKNNIIKNIPVNILSNYETSWSITVHKAQGSEFDNISLVLPNKDLKILQKDILYTAITRARKTIKIFSIKDILMKSLKI, encoded by the coding sequence ATTAAAAAAATTAGTAAAAAAAAAATTATAAGTGTAATGGATTATTCTTTTGCACAATTTATTTCAAATAATAACGCTATTTGCATGTTGGTAGCTGCTTGTGTTAGTTTTGAAAAAAAAAATGGTCATATTTTTTTACCCATAGAATACTTTGAAAAAAAATATTTTTTTTCTATTTTAAAAAAAGAATATACTAAAAAAATTTTAGAATGCTTAAATAAAAAAAAAATAAATTGGTCATTAGAATTATTACAGTGTTCATCATGTAGTGATGGTTCTAGTATCACTCCTTTAGTAATATTTAAAAAAAAAATATATCTCTATAAGATGTGGAAAGCAGAAAAAGTATTTCTAGAATTTTTATCACGCAAAAATCAACTTAAAGAAACTAATATAGAAAAAAAACACAAAATATTAAATAATTTATTTCCTAGAAAAAAAGATTATTTACAAAAAACAGCAGTCGCATTAACTCTAATACATAACATTATTTTTATCACTGGAGGTGCTGGAACAGGCAAAACTACGATAATATTAAAAATTATTATCGCATTAATAAAAAGTTCAACAAAAAAAATAAAAATTCAATTATCTGCACCAACAGGAAAGGCTACTGCACGTTTAATAGAGATGTTAAACACAACATGGTTTTATAATTCCTTTACTGAAAAAGAAAAAAAACAACTTTTTTTTGACCCTATAACTTTACATCAATTACTAGGAATTTCAAAAATATCTGAAAAAATTTTTTTTAATAAAAATAATAATATAAATGTTGATGTTTTAATCATTGACGAATCATCAATGATAGACATTCTAATGATAAACAATATATTATCAGCACTTAATAAAAAAACTAAAATAATTTTTATTGGTGATTATAAACAATTGAAACCAATACAATCAAGTTCTATTTTAAAATACATTATTAATTACGCAAAGGATGGATATAGCTTTGAAACAAAGTTAATTCTAAAAAAAATAATGCAAAATGATATTTTTTTAGATAAAAAAATAAATAAAAAAAATACATCATACATAAGTGATAAAATATGCGTTCTTGAAAAAAACTACAGATTTGAAAAAAAAACGGGGATCTATATATTATCAAATGCAATATATAACAATTCAGAGAAAGTTTTTGATAAATTATTTAAAAATTTAATAAAAAATGTTTTTTTTTACGAAGTAAATTCTTTAACACAATATAAAAATATGATTAATACTATTATTTATAGTAATAAAATATATTGGGATCAAATACAAAAAAAAGAAAATATAGAAACAATATTAAAATTTTTAAAACATCATCAAGTTTTATGTTTAGTAAGAAACAGCTATTTTGGCGTAAATTTTATTAATAAAATTTTAGAAGATGAAATGTATAAAAAAAATATCATTAATAAATACTTTTATATAAATAATCAATTGTGGTATATAGGAAAACCTATCCTAATAACAGAAAATAATAAATATTTAGGAATATCAAATGGAGATATGGGAATTACAAATTTTGATGAAAAAAATATCTTACAAGTATCTTTTTTAAGAAAAAATAATATTATTAAAAATATCCCCGTAAATATATTAAGCAATTACGAAACCTCTTGGTCGATTACTGTACATAAAGCACAAGGTTCTGAATTTGATAATATATCATTAGTACTTCCAAATAAAGATTTAAAAATTTTGCAAAAAGATATTTTATATACTGCTATTACAAGAGCACGAAAAACAATAAAAATTTTTTCAATAAAAGATATATTGATGAAAAGTCTTAAAATTTAA